TTCCAGCAAATTTGCCAGGAACAACAAATGGGCTTATTTCCCATCAGCTGCACTGGGCTGGAACCTCAAACAGGAACCGTTCATGAAACAGTTCGGCTTCATCAGTGAATTCAAATTCCGCCTTGGCTATGGCAAAACCGGTAACCAGGCCATCGGACCCTATCAGTCGCTCGACAGGCTCGCACCCTACAACTATAGCTTCAATGGCGCACTGTCATCAGGCTTCGCGGAAGACGTGAATGCCGGACCGGGCAACGATGATCTCAGGTGGGAACCAACCGAACAATACAATGCCGGTATCGATGCGGCCTTCCTCAACAACCGCATCACTTTCACGGCCGACTTCTATCATAAGGAAACCACCGACCTCTTACAGTTCCTCACCATTCCCGGCAGCAATGGTTTCACCAGGAAACTCGTGAACTCCGGAAGTGTCAGGAACAAAGGTTTTGAATTCGCCATCAACACCATTCCAGTTTCCAATAGTTTGTTCAGCTGGTCAATCGGAGGAAATATCTCTTTCAACCGAAACAAGATCCTGAGCCTTGGCGATGACTCCAAAGAACAGTTTGCCGCATCGCTCGATTACCGCGCGCAGAATGCGCCATTCATCCAACGCGTGGGACTTCCCATCGGCGCGCTTTACAGCTGGGTGGAAGATGGCATCTACCGCAATGAGGCAGAAGTAAGGGCCGATCCTGTGAAAGCTGGTCTGACAGATCCTTTCATCAGGAAGAACATTGGAGAGATCCGTTATGTGGATCTCAACAAAGATGGAATAATAGATGATAAGGACAGGACCATCATCGGAGATGTGAATCCCAAATTCACTTATGGCATCACCACCAATTTCAACTACAAACGTTTTGACCTGAACATTTTTGTGAATGGCCGTCAGGGCGGCAATATCGTGAACATGAACTACCGTCTCTTCAACGATGTAGGCAGCTACAACAACGTCACACAGGAAGCCTGGGACAATCGCTGGACGCCAGAGAACTGGGAACACGCTACCTATCCGAAAGCATGGAAAACGGAAGGCCGGCCCATGTACATCACCAAACGTTTCCTGGAGGACGGCAGTTTCATCCGCCTGCGCAATGTGGTGCTGGGTTACAATGTGCCATTGAGCAGCACCAGGATACTGGAAAGACTACGTATATACATCAGCGGTACCAACCTGCTCACCATTTCCAATTACAAGGGATTTGATCCGGATATCAATGGCTTTGGCGAGGATCCCGCACTCCGCGGTGTTGACCTCAGCGCCTATCCCAATTCAAAGACCTTCAATTTCGGTATTCAGGCATCATTCTAATTCCTGTTCATTTCAAAATAAACCGGTATGAAAAAACTGATCACGATACAGGCTTTTATGATGGCAGGGATCTTGCTCATATCATCCTGCAAAAAAGCGCTGGACGAAAAAGTATACGATTTCGTTTCTCCCAATAATTTCTATAAAACAGAAGCCGATGCCATTGCAGCGGGCAACGGTGTATACAATATGCTGCTCTCTTTCGGATTCTATAAGCAGAACCTGTGGACGGTTGATATGGATGCCGACCATTCCTCAGGTCCAACCTGGTTCATGGGAAGCATGGGCGCGGGCAACCCGCAGGACTACTGGGGTACGCCCAATATCTGGAACGATCATTACGTGATGATCGCCAGAGCCAATTCTGTTTTGCAGAATGTAGAACCCATGAATATCAGTGAAGCCGTGAAGAACCGGACACTCGGTGAAGCCTATTTCTTCCGGGCCTTCTCTTATTTCGATCTCGTGCGTTTGTATGGCGGCGTGCCCATCAAACTGATCACTGTTTCCGCAGGCGGCGATCTCTTTACGCCACGCTCAACCGTGATGGAAACATACCAGCAGATCATTTCAGATCTCAAACAGGCGCAGGCCCTGCTGTATCCCAGTGGTGATCAGCGAACCGGCGAACCCGGCCGCATCACCAAAGAAACTGCAGCAGCTTATCTCGCCAAAGTTTACCTCACCATCGCATCCGGTTCACTGGCCAGCGGCAACATAACAGTGAACACAGGAAAGCCTACAGAGTGGGGCGCTTACACTTTTGCCAAAACAGTTGTGGCCGGTCTCGAAGGTGTGAACAGCCAGCTCTATTTCGATTCTGCGCGCATCAAATGCGAGGAAGTGTTGAATACAGGCAAGTTTGAGCTCTATCCCGATTTCATGGATGTATGGAAGATACCCAACCGCAACAAAGGAGAGAATATGCTGATGGCAAATGCACGCGCAGGCGGCCTTTCTACCGACGACCTCTGGGGATATTTCTGCGCGGCTCGCCCGGACGGCTCCAACCAGGGCTGGGTATGGGCCACCAAAGGCGTGTACAAAAACTATGAAAAGGCCGATCATCGCGCACTCTACGGCATCAGCCACCAGTGGACAGTTTTCGGCACCAGTTTCTATTTCCCCGAAGAAGACACCGAATACCAGTCCGATGGCTCCAAAACCTATATCTGGAACAAGGATTACGACAGGGCCTATATCACCAAATACGCAGATGTCAGCGTGAAAGCCTTCCAGGATAATGATATGCCTTTCCCGATCCTTCGTTCCTCAGATGTATTCCTGATGCATGCAGAAGCAGTGAACGAACTGAACACTACACCACCCACAGCTGCTTTCACATCTTTGAATAAAGTAAGAACGAGAAGCCGCGCTACCGAAGCGCCCGCCAGTCTCAACAAGGAACAGTTCCGCTCATTTGTGCTGGAAGAAAGAGGAAGGGAATTATTGTTCGAGAACAACCGCCGTTTCGATCTCGTTCGGTGGGGTATTTATTTGCAGGTGATGAACAAGATGAGTGTAGACCAGTTCGATATCGTGAAAGCGAGGAATCCCAGGAACCTGCTGCTGCCCATTCCACTCACAGAGATCAACAGCAACAAAGGGCTGGAAGGCAAAAACAATCCCGGCTGGTAAAACATCATATCAAAATCTGCAAGAATGAAAAAGTCAATTATATTTTTCCTGTTTTTCGCTTTGCTGGCCGGCTTTGCGGGCTGCAGCAAGAACGATGATCCGCCACCCGGCGCACCAAAGATCACACGCGTAACCACCACTATCGACAGAACCACAGCGCTCACCAATGGCGAGCTCAACCAATGGCTGCTCATCTTCGGCGAGAATTTATCCGGTACACAAAAAGTGGAATTCAATGACCTGGTGGCTGAATACAGCAATATCTATTCGAACGATACGCTTATCTCCGTACAGATACCGCGCAAACTGCCGGGCAATACCAGCAACAAACTGGTGGTAACTACCAGTCATGGTTCAGCGAGTTTTGATTTTCCTATCGAGATCCCGCAACTGAGCAATAACGGCTTCGAATTCGATTATCCTGCCATTGGTTCAGAACTGGTGATCAACGGAGATAATTTCGATCTCTACGGTTTCACCAAAGAAGGCACCACCGTTACTTTCACAGGAGGCGTTACGGCATCACTTACTGAAGCCACCGCCACAACCTTGAAAATGCTGGTGCCTGCAGGGGCTCAGGCTGGAGCACTTACCGTGAAAGGATCAGCACCGCTGAGTTCCACTTTCACCACCAAAGCCTGGTATCTCGATAACAGGAATATATTACTGAGCATGGATCCGTTCACAGGATGGAATGGCGCAGCATTCATTTCCAATGGCCCCAATCCCACGACATTTGCCGGACAGAAATATTTCAAGATCACCAAGACCTTCGGCGGAGGCTGGGCCTGGGACCCCTTCATGAGCAACAGGATCCCTGTTCCT
This portion of the Pseudobacter ginsenosidimutans genome encodes:
- a CDS encoding glycan-binding surface protein; translated protein: MKKSIIFFLFFALLAGFAGCSKNDDPPPGAPKITRVTTTIDRTTALTNGELNQWLLIFGENLSGTQKVEFNDLVAEYSNIYSNDTLISVQIPRKLPGNTSNKLVVTTSHGSASFDFPIEIPQLSNNGFEFDYPAIGSELVINGDNFDLYGFTKEGTTVTFTGGVTASLTEATATTLKMLVPAGAQAGALTVKGSAPLSSTFTTKAWYLDNRNILLSMDPFTGWNGAAFISNGPNPTTFAGQKYFKITKTFGGGWAWDPFMSNRIPVPAELVNNQNNFNKYTLKFEVFAAAGSAGIPSPINIVFQDPGYKETWFDPSGRGQYPFTTNGKWMTMSCPMTNFAGHNFPATPILEIMLRGENAANSDFAITNFRIVPQ
- a CDS encoding RagB/SusD family nutrient uptake outer membrane protein, coding for MKKLITIQAFMMAGILLISSCKKALDEKVYDFVSPNNFYKTEADAIAAGNGVYNMLLSFGFYKQNLWTVDMDADHSSGPTWFMGSMGAGNPQDYWGTPNIWNDHYVMIARANSVLQNVEPMNISEAVKNRTLGEAYFFRAFSYFDLVRLYGGVPIKLITVSAGGDLFTPRSTVMETYQQIISDLKQAQALLYPSGDQRTGEPGRITKETAAAYLAKVYLTIASGSLASGNITVNTGKPTEWGAYTFAKTVVAGLEGVNSQLYFDSARIKCEEVLNTGKFELYPDFMDVWKIPNRNKGENMLMANARAGGLSTDDLWGYFCAARPDGSNQGWVWATKGVYKNYEKADHRALYGISHQWTVFGTSFYFPEEDTEYQSDGSKTYIWNKDYDRAYITKYADVSVKAFQDNDMPFPILRSSDVFLMHAEAVNELNTTPPTAAFTSLNKVRTRSRATEAPASLNKEQFRSFVLEERGRELLFENNRRFDLVRWGIYLQVMNKMSVDQFDIVKARNPRNLLLPIPLTEINSNKGLEGKNNPGW